aaaattttaaatataaaataattattttattaatttattttaaacaaatctcaaataactcatttttttaaaaagaagaatcaaataaaactcatacaaattaaaaaaaataaaacaggaTCAAACTAGCTCTGACTAATTAAAAAAGTAACACTCATTTGTATTTGCACAATAttgtaaaaataacatttactattcttgtaataaaataaatagtagtGGAatggtttaattattttatctctctccCTTACtgtaaaaatacatttattttatttttaaaattttaaatataaaataatattttgataaatttattttaaacaaattttaaataattcaaattctttgaagagaaaaaaaatctaataaaacccatacaaataaaaagaaaaagaaaaagatcaaACTAGCTCCTAAGGTATTTTGTAAGTCATTTGTATTTGCACAACAGTGTAGGATTGCGTTTGTTACCAGGTATAATATacttggtataaattatatataggtaTAAACTATAAGGAggtataagtatatatatactattattgtATTATTGTGTTTGAAGtataaaacacaatataaattgtataagttTATAATATGTGTTGGATAGATAGTATAATATTcagtaaaagaataaaatattattttaatttatttttagctttgttaattgtttctttaatattatttctaattaaatttattgatattttaaatatttctattttattttaattagtttaaatattatattaaataaataaataataatataattatgttataattaaattaataatattatataaaaataaataattagtaacattatataaaaataaataattataattaataatcatattattattattttatactactaattataaaataaacgttaatttttttttattaaaaataaattaattttttaattattaaaattcttaaataataaaatttataaaaataagtttattttctaaaaaaagtaagcaatatatattaaaattaaaatattatttttatttattaattaaataaatgtttacgATAGGTAAGAGGTATTACTAATTTATACCTCATTGGtttagatatatgtgagagtaaatggattttttggtcgaattgtgggttgacccgttcataaacttaaaatgctttaaaataaaaataaaaacggttaaaataaaaataaaaataaaaatgctataagtatggttcaaacttacaacctaacaaaacaaatacaaccttttaactaactaggctaataacactttatattttaaattcaattcaaaatttgataaacatgtcacattttaacaatataagttcaactttttaactaactaatatatatatattatatatatatatataaaatataatgatgcttaatttttaaagtgtctggattgtcgggtcgagagctgtggttaatttggatatatgtgagagtaaatgaatacttgagtcggattgtgggttgacccgcccataaacttaaaacggttaaaaataaaattaaaaatcctaTATGTATTGTTcaaactttcaacctaacaaaacaagtacaactttttaaccaaataagctaataacactttatattttaaattcaatccaaaatttgataaacgcgtgacattttaataatataagttcagctttttaactaactaatatacatatatatataactaatgatgcttaatttttaaagtattcgaattgccgggtcgagagctgtggttaatttggatatacgtgagagtaaatgaatacttgagtcggattatggATTAACCCGcctataaaaattttaccgtaatatttttttcacgattttttacataatttaaaattaagaaacaaaaaaagtttaaaaaaaaatattcatatctCACTTCAATTCAAAGTGTTTTAGGATAGAATTGAACCCTTCAATTTTTTCCCCTTAAACGGATTCTTATAATGGCTATCtcgatattttattatatataatatttatttaaataaatatattaattaatattaaaaataactaattatttttaaaaatatgctaacttaatttatataaattatttttaataagaaaagttgtttaaattattattatattagtgtatttatattttattaattattcaaaaaatatattaaatataaattatttgacttatatccaaataattatcaatcaaattaaatatatgtaatccattaaatatattaatgtgaTGAAACATAATACTCTAGACTCTTTAATAGACgattttttagtaattaaataaccaaaaaataaatgaaatatttttctattttttattaaatcactaaatttattaatttaaatatttttaatttaaaattattatttttaattttatttatatatattaatacctttaaaaatattttattcaaaaaaatatttcaataatgaAAAAAGTGTGAAAAgaatagagaaaataattattattttttttgtaatgaatCAGATTGTCATATTATTCTCCttcccaaattatttttctatccTTTCTCATTTTCATATTATACAAATAATCTTTATCAAACAagtcaaattaaattaaaattttttaaaaataagaaaaaactgaTTATCATCTTATTACCATAATATTACactctaataaataaaaataaattttatcagaaaaaatataaatcaattatttaaattgatttattaattgagtaaaataaaactgtattttctaaaaataagaaaaaactcattctcaccttattattattattgcaatattacattctaataaataaaaacaaattttatcagcaaaaatataaatcaattatttaaattgatttattaattgaGTAAAATAAAAGTGTCGAGACACGTGTTACTGAATAATGCAATGCACGTTCTAGAGAACAAtctgtataattaattaattaattaattggacTTTGACCTATAACATATCCTTTTTCCCTTTTCCCATTTgctcatatatattatttttatttaatcacttTATATCTTTCAACATAAAATGTATACTTTTACCAATAATCGTGACTTTTATAATGCCGTTCAATATAGActtctattttatattattttattttatttttaaaaggaagatgaacataacaataacaataataataataataataataataataataataataataataatggctTTTGAAGACTTAGGTATGTTGAGAATAATTGGGATtttgtacatttattttaacCTCACAATTTATctgaatttttatttgtttgatttttattatttttaatataaatgattattttttttaaaaattcgatTATCTTGAATTAAATGTTTTGACTATATATTCTATTAggtaattaaattagtgataataaattctttatttatttataaatattatgtagataataaattaagagTGTTTGAAACTATTAAGACAAATTCttgtataaatttaataataaggaGTTATAGATatgataaaatttgtaaaaaaaaatatttaaaattctaattagTCCAATAAAGTACCCTAatctaatttgatattttttctgttatttattaaaacaaattaaatacgTATAGACAAAAGTAATAGTTAAATGATaatgaattggttaaaatatcaaataatctgataataaaaaattcttattattcTTATCATACCATATCCCAAAGTTAGATCACCATTAATTGCTTTgcattgtaatatttttaaatagtcatCTCTGAACAGCTGGCACcgacttatttgaaaatatatactCAATAAAGAGTtcagtataaaaatatatattataatttatttaaataataaaactaataatatcatatattaaaaatattcttcttTGAATTTAGTAATTAGGCATATTAAGTAGAAATCGTGATTTTTAATCACATGATATCTCATACAATTAACATTTGAGTTAgctaatgaattaaaattattaatcaaaagtatgatgtatgattttttcttttttatgattttaattttgtgtttgtttaattaatattttttgttttgtttaaaattgttaGTTTGTTGGtgttttaatagttttaaattaatttataaacatgtGGTACATATCTCTATCTAAAAGATACATACAATCTGCATAAGTCagttgaaattaaaaatttataaaatctagaGTTGAAATGGTAAGAATTTActtaataaaagaatattatatacaattaaatataaaattaattataaataataataaaaaaaatactattacaaaatcaatttcataagttcaattatttaaataagttataattttgtttttataagtaATTATTTAAGACGCCAACCAACCACCACCGGCGACTTCCACGCGTAACTTAACGATCAAAAAAAGGcgaattgaaaaagaaaaaagaaagggTTTATATCTTTACGTTGTTTGGTTGCTTCCTCCAAAGTCACATCCCTTTCAATCTCACTCGCTATTTAAGCgactctctttcttcttccttcattccttctttcatcttcttcattccaTTCCATTCCACTCATTCATTATCGTAACCGCTCCCTCTCTCTTCTCATATACTTCTTTCTTTTTCGTTCGCATTTACAACAGGAACAAACAGGTAATAATGCAAATGcaatcttcttcttttcattcAACGTTTTCATACTAGATAGATAGATCATCATGGATTCATAACCTATTTCTTGATTTCTTATTATGTGTTCAACCATTTCTTTCCATCTCACTCTCAAGTCTCTATTATATTATCTTCTAGATTCGATCTCAACTTCAAAACATACATCAAATATGGACGACCATCAAGGATCAAAATACGACTGTCTTctatttggtatatatatatatacttactgCATTATTTATTTGCACTTTCTATTTCTTATCtaacatatatacatatttgcAGATATAGACGACACAGTTTATCCCAACAGTTCAGGTTTATCAAGCCAATGCACTAACAACATAATCGGTACGTAATTAACACTTAATTAAACCTCCCTCCTTCCTCCTTCCtcctcttaattaattaatatcatccatttcttcttataataataataattattatatataattatttagagtTTATGACCAAAAACCTTGGTGTTGATGAACACAAAGCTCCTCAACTCTGTGTTAGCCTATACAAAGAGTATGGAACAACAATGGCTGGTCTCAAGGCTACTGGCTATGATTTTGATTATGATCATTTTCACAGGTACTTACTTACCAATTGCAAAGATACTTCattattagttaattagtaAGTAGTGGAAGGAAATTAATGCATACACATGTGTTTTTTTTGTAGATTTGTTCATGGAAGATTGCCTTACGAGATTCTAAAACCGGATCCAGCACTCAAATCCATTCTTCAAAGCCTCCCTATTCGCAAAGTTgtaagtttcttcttcttctttcttctttcttcttttaatttagTGACTAACTTATGACTCTCTGCACGCGCAGGTATTCTCTAATGCAAACAGAGACCAtgttaatatgattattaataaacttGGTTTAGAAGGTTGCTTTGATGATATGATATGCTTTGAGACCCTAAATAATCAGACCACTTCTCCATTCATTCTCTGTAAGCCAAGTGATGATGCATTCAAACAAGCTTTCATAAAAGCCAAAATCAACATCCCTCACaaaacggtatatatatatctataagcCAATATATAGTTGTGGTTGTAATAATTCTTCCAACATGGCTTAACTAACTTGTTGTATTGTTTTCAGTTATTCTTCGACGATAGCATCCGCAATTTACAGACTGCCAAAAGAATGAGACTCCACACTGTTTGGGTAATGCCAGAATATAAATATGGAACAactaatgataattttattttccatctttaattaattaagtttgaatATTGATTTAGGTGGGATCTGCTCACCGAGAAGCTGGAGTTGATCTTGCGCTCGAGAGCATACATAATATGAGGGAAGCATTGCCCGAGCTATGGGAAGATGGCGATAAAAATGTGTCTTACTCACGAAAAGGAAAAGTCGGGATTGAAACATATGTCAGGGCTTAAGATCGAGACACCCGTTTcctttatttattcaataattttatcgTGTCAATTTGCTCAGTTTTTACTtcaaatctaataaataaatggtCTATTAATGTTATGTTATTGTCAATTTCTTATCTTAGTCTATTGGGGGTGTTTATAGGGGAgatctaatttcaaataagtcAGCCGTTGTggtataaagaaaaaaatagttcatTTGACCAAAAggacatgaaaaataaaaacaaattatgtaaCACACAAGTAAATCtaacacaaataaaattatttttacttttttattttatcattatctcAAATGTAATTATAATGTGACTATTGGTAATAAATTAACAATCCTTTTGTTTCTCAACTTATAAATTCTCCACATAATACCAATAAATTGGCACATGTAAGTTATTGAATGCGAAATTTTAGTTGTAGTTCCAAATATTATTGAAGTATTAAGAAGGGTACACTCTCTTGGTAAAAAGGTAAAAGAGGGGAATGTCATGAAAGATTAAGGCACACCAACAAAGGCAACCAAAACCGTCAATCCTAGGCATATTCAGAATACCAGTCACCAATTCTCGACAAGCAAGCGGGGTATATTTTCTTAACAAAATAGTAGATTTAGTTGCCTTGATAATGATAGTATATTTGCGTTGCATAGTAGAATTGTTGGATAATCTCTTCAAAGCCAAACAATTAGAATTACTTGCCTTGACAAAAATAGAGAATCATCAACAAGAGGAACCATTGATCAAAAGACATTATATTCCACAGTTTCACACAAATCATAATCATAATGAAATTGGCTGAAATTTTGGAACAAGACAAATTTGTCTTATTGAGTTATAGGTAAACCAATCAGTCTCAAAAACTTCTTGAATATTACTCAAACTTTTGATAAAATTGACCCAAAAATCCATTAGGCCCTCGTGCCTTAATGTTGAAGACACCATAAAAATCCAAAGCTTTCATAGCTATCAAAATTTAAACTTCGAGCAAATATCCTTGAACTATTTAATCGACAAGTCCGGACCAAGTTCTTGACAATTCCACACGAATAGTGTCGCTGATCCAGGTTGGGTTGATCAGGGACAATCTCCTAAATCCATTTTGTACTTGATTTTTGTCGATTCTTCCTCCCCTTTTTTCATTCTTCTCCAAGCATAATCTGATTCACCCAAGTTTTTGTGTCACCAATAATTTATGTCAGATTTCTTTTCATTCTCCTCTTTCTTTGGTTAACAACTCGCCTATTATGATGAGTTTTTTTCTAATGCACGTAAATAAGAATTCATAGCTATATGGTCACATACCACCCCACCATTCGCACCGAGTAAAATTCTCAAGTGTAAAGAGTATTGTCTTAGTCTGAGAGACTTTAAGTCTCGGTTCAATTCCCATTAAAATTGTTATGTAAGTGTCGTTCTAGTCTACTTCAGATAATAAACcctagttgaaaaaaaaaaattcaatttgtcATAATGATTAATGATACAAATCGAATGGATAAGTAatgtgaatatttaattaaaatattttataatataaataaaattgttattataatatCTTTGGTAAAGTGAGATTCCCTAATGACCAATGTCAATGATGATTAATGACCTATTCCTAACCACTCTTCTTAGGTAGAATTCAAAAGTGATACTGATATGTATCATAATAAAAAGGAGAAAAATGTATGTGTAGAAAAAAACACATATTGACTGGCCTATATCTCCCCAATCCCTCTCAAATGATGGAAgtcatacatataatatattggCCAAAATGAGCAACTTGTATATGTTCTTGTTTAGAACATATTATTTGAGATTTAgtcaaattatattaaactataTAACTAACTACCTTTCTTTTCTCTACTAGTTTATAAACTAATCAAAAGATTCCAActaaataatccaaataaactTAACTTTCTCCTAAACAACCTCCCATGTCTAGTGAGGTTTCTTCAAATCCAGGTGTGGAAGAAAACTGCGGGGTTTCTAAGCAAAATTCTCTCAAAGAGCAGCAACAGGTATCGTGAATTCTGTTTTCTCCTTTCTTTTTGAGAAGTAGTTGcagatattataattaattctcTCTGAAAGCTTATTCACAGATTCAGGTATTGTGATTTCTGTTTTCTCCTTTCTTTTTGAGAAGTAGTTGCAGATATAATTAATTCTTTCTGAAAGATTATTCACAGATTCATCCATGTGGGGAAGAAACTATGGCTCAAATAATTATGCATATATATCCAGTAATAGTAATAATCATGATATGGGCGAACTATTTCATATTCAAGATAGTCCATACGATTACATACCCGATCCTACTTCTCCAGTTCCGGAATCATCCAACTTTGTTGACTCTTTTCATCCAAAGGGATTCACAGAAGAAGGGCATGGCTACTGCAGTGCTGTTCTGAATTACATAAACCAGGTTTTAATGAAAGATGacgaagatgatgatgatgaaatgaaCATCAAGATCAAACACCCCACTCTTGAACAAGAGGAAAAATCCTTCTACGAGATTCTTAATCAAGAAACTTGTAGCAGCTCAGAAAATGTATTCGAGGTTGAATTTGATCGCGAGAAGAACCAAATATCGGTGATAGGAAGAAAACATCTTCATCAAGAGGATGATGATAATGGGAGGCTTAACAAACATCGACTGACAATCCACACCGATGAGGAAGAGCCCGTGTTAATCGAGATGTTTGATAAGGTTTTGGTTCTGTCTATAGAAGACGAGAGAAGTAAAGAGTCAACTCATTCAAAAACAATACAACATGGCCAAAAGGGGGTGCACAAAAGGGAGGCAGTTGGCATGAGAAATTTGTTGATACAATGCATGCAAACCCTAGCTAACAATGATCAGAAAACTGCAAGTATACTTCTTGAGCAGATAAGGCAGCGTTCATCTCCAATTGGCGATGGATCACAGAGGTTAGCATATTATTTTGCAGATGGAATTGAAGCACGTTTGGTGCGTTATGGTTCACCATTGTTTAAAGATGGTGTTGGGATGTATCATAAGACATTAAGGGATACTACTCTGCTAAAAGCTTGCAAGATGTATCTCTCGGTAATTCCTTTCACGAATACTATATATGCCCTAGCGACTGGTTTGATCATGGATATAGCTCGTAAAAGAAGAAGTAAGCTTCATGTTATTCATTTTGGAATCGTACCTGGCTTTCAATTGATTCCCCTTATTCAGCGTCTATCAACAAGAGacggtgatgatgatgatggcggTCGTCCTCCAAAGCTTCGAGTCACGGGGATAGACTTTCCTCAAGCTGGCTTTCGACCGACTGCAAAGATCGATGAGACTGGAAGGCGGTTACAAAGCTACTGTGAGAAATTTGGTGTTGAGTTCGAATACGACTCCGTTGCTGCGAATTGGGAGAAGATAACCGTTTCAGATCTAAAAATCAGAGAAGATGAAATCGTGGTGGTATACTGTTTGTTCCATTCGATGTACTTACTTGATGAAAGCATTTTGGAGGATAGTCCAAGGGATGCAGTATTGAAGT
This is a stretch of genomic DNA from Impatiens glandulifera chromosome 4, dImpGla2.1, whole genome shotgun sequence. It encodes these proteins:
- the LOC124935025 gene encoding scarecrow-like protein 11 yields the protein MGELFHIQDSPYDYIPDPTSPVPESSNFVDSFHPKGFTEEGHGYCSAVLNYINQVLMKDDEDDDDEMNIKIKHPTLEQEEKSFYEILNQETCSSSENVFEVEFDREKNQISVIGRKHLHQEDDDNGRLNKHRLTIHTDEEEPVLIEMFDKVLVLSIEDERSKESTHSKTIQHGQKGVHKREAVGMRNLLIQCMQTLANNDQKTASILLEQIRQRSSPIGDGSQRLAYYFADGIEARLVRYGSPLFKDGVGMYHKTLRDTTLLKACKMYLSVIPFTNTIYALATGLIMDIARKRRSKLHVIHFGIVPGFQLIPLIQRLSTRDGDDDDGGRPPKLRVTGIDFPQAGFRPTAKIDETGRRLQSYCEKFGVEFEYDSVAANWEKITVSDLKIREDEIVVVYCLFHSMYLLDESILEDSPRDAVLKLIRRINPEIFIHGIVNGNLNSPFFDSRFREALFHFSTMFDMFDTVLPRDNEERMVFERGILGEEILNTVACEGEERKERPETYKQWHVRTVRAGFRQVPLNEEMVKKQKAIVKSRYHKDFFVEAANEWMLQGWKGRALCAISSWKPA
- the LOC124936682 gene encoding uncharacterized protein C24B11.05-like, translated to MDDHQGSKYDCLLFDIDDTVYPNSSGLSSQCTNNIIEFMTKNLGVDEHKAPQLCVSLYKEYGTTMAGLKATGYDFDYDHFHRFVHGRLPYEILKPDPALKSILQSLPIRKVVFSNANRDHVNMIINKLGLEGCFDDMICFETLNNQTTSPFILCKPSDDAFKQAFIKAKINIPHKTLFFDDSIRNLQTAKRMRLHTVWVGSAHREAGVDLALESIHNMREALPELWEDGDKNVSYSRKGKVGIETYVRA